Within Nitrospirota bacterium, the genomic segment TGAAGAAGCTCTTCTTTGCTTAATCTGTCTCCAAAAAGAGCGTTCGCCGCAACGGCACCTGCAACAGCACTGGCGGCACTGCTCCCTAATCCATTTCCCGGTATATTCTTATGTATTCGCAGATCGATTGATTTGGCAATCCCGAGTCTTTCCAGCACTTTCCTGGCCGCGATACCGGCTGTGTTTTTATCTGCATCGTAGGGCAGTTTGCCGGAATCACCGCTGATCTCCAGAATCCGGATCCTCTTCTCTCTATTCTTGCCGGCCCAAACGGTGTCCCCTATCTTTTTGACCGCCATCCCCAGCGTATCAAAACCGGGACCGATATTCCCCACTGACGCCGGCGCAAAGACCCTGATTTCTTTCATCTTTACCTGTCACTTCAAGTTTGTCCAATAACGTCCGATCGTCCGCCTCAAATTTCCGGAACGATCAATTCTGTCGCGCCGATTATATCATAAGTTTGCAAAAAGAGCCGATTTTGAATATAATTAATGGAACCGGGAGATTTGAAAATGGAAACAGTCATTGAAACAGAAATGGTGGAAAAGGCGCTCGATACCATACGTCCCGCGCTGGCTCGAGACGGAGGAAACATTTTATTGGTCGGTATTGAAGGGGCCACCATTAAAGTCAAACTTGTGGGCGCCTGCCATGGATGCCCCAGTTCCGGTTACACCTTGAGACTCGGGGTTGAGAAAAGATTGAAGGAAATTATCCCGGCCATCCAGGAAATCGTCCATATCTAGTACTAATCTGCCAATCAAAAAGCAAGGTCTGTATTCTGCCTGTCACTCCCCGGACGCTTCTCCGTCCCGGCAATGTTTGTATTCGGCCATCCTTAACAGCAAGGCAAAGATTTCTCGGACGGATTCATTTCTTTTAAATAATTTTTGACTTCCATTTCGCGTCGTTCCTCATTCCACTCCAGTTTTTTTCCCATGATTTCGGAAAGTTCCCTCAGGACTCTCGGATCGGTCAACCCTCCCAGGGCAAGCAATGTGCGTCTTCGCAAGAAATCGGAGAGCGTCAATGCCATTTCACAATCCATGGCATAG encodes:
- a CDS encoding NifU family protein, which produces METVIETEMVEKALDTIRPALARDGGNILLVGIEGATIKVKLVGACHGCPSSGYTLRLGVEKRLKEIIPAIQEIVHI